One window of the Montipora foliosa isolate CH-2021 chromosome 4, ASM3666993v2, whole genome shotgun sequence genome contains the following:
- the LOC138001297 gene encoding uncharacterized protein — protein sequence MSRSILAQLSFVLSRSCQPNYRHDLSRSIVSFFMARIWPVSRPEFSYGGQDESSSLTGKFGVNQDCKWRPWQYSQRIATAKQVVEFKRKLPAHLAAKKKKRSNITQFIAGEKSRQEFQPFIGKLCEREVVEPLHLKNNGVQYLHTMLLDVAISISNLPNKLNSLSELPPNCAITRYLKAMENDVKAGRMRKQLGKWLLEDRGKDKDFTYRLTGKDSRLILHGFMYLVKAIQGDSTDQKLLMKLLQIVFIGTKLRNCAAIFSMYHLTEEDLAKLSQLCHDYFTAAALFGSSVSGTGWSIGHLVYAHSKLMFDKYGTGLGINTMQGREAKHVQIASFARNTQYKQRWYQVFRHDHISKLWLPVKQPSLLAYHQSHDTLIPNRIRKDPQHDCYCGLNKEADSEHCLFCGHKLMREIKKSVCDGKPTQECLSYSE from the coding sequence ATGTCTCGGTCTATTCTTGCTCAATTATCGTTTGTTTTGTCTCGCTCGTGTCAGCCGAATTATCGCCATGACTTGTCCCGTTCGATTGTCTCATTTTTTATGGCCCGAATCTGGCCTGTGTCTCGCCCAGAATTTTCGTACGGGGGCCAAGATGAAAGTAGTTCACTTACTGGGAAATTTGGAGTAAATCAAGATTGTAAGTGGAGACCCTGGCAGTATAGCCAAAGAATTGCTACTGCAAAGCAGGTTGTTGAATTCAAAAGAAAACTCCCAGCTCATTtagctgcaaaaaaaaaaaaaaggagtaacATCACACAATTCATTGCTGGGGAAAAATCCAGGCAAGAATTTCAACCCTTTATTGGGAAGCTTTGTGAGAGAGAGGTTGTTGAACCACTTCACTTGAAGAACAATGGGGTGCAGTATTTACATACAATGCTGCTTGATGTTGCCATTTCTATCAGTAACCTTCCCAATAAATTAAACAGCCTTAGTGAACTCCCCCCAAACTGTGCAATTACCAGATATCTGAAGGCTAtggaaaatgatgtcaaagcaGGGAGAATGAGAAAACAATTGGGCAAGTGGCTTCTTGAAGACAGGGGTAAAGACAAGGATTTTACATATCGCTTGACTGGTAAAGATTCACGGTTAATCTTACATGGGTTCATGTATTTAGTCAAAGCAATTCAGGGTGACTCAACAGACCAAAAACTTCTAATGAAACTTCTGCAAATTGTTTTTATTGGTACTAAGCTCAGGAATTGTGCTGCAATTTTTTCAATGTACCATCTCACTGAAGAAGATCTTGCAAAACTTTCTCAGTTGTGCCATGATTATTTCACTGCAGCTGCTTTGTTTGGCTCTTCAGTATCAGGCACTGGATGGAGTATTGGACATTTAGTCTATGCTCACTCCAAGCTAATGTTTGACAAGTATGGTACAGGGTTGGGTATCAACACAATGCAGGGCAGGGAAGCTAAACATGTGCAAATTGCTAGCTTTGCCAGAAATACCCAGTACAAACAACGTTGGTATCAGGTTTTTAGGCATGACCACATTAGCAAGCTATGGCTTCCTGTCAAGCAACCCTCGCTTTTAGCCTATCACCAGTCACATGACACTCTTATTCCTAACCGCATTCGTAAGGATCCCCAACATGACTGCTATTGCGGCTTGAATAAAGAAGCCGACAGTGAACATTGCTTATTCTGTGGACATAAACTCATGCGGGAGATTAAGAAATCTGTATGTGATGGCAAACCAACACAAGAATGTTTAAGTTACTCAGAATGA
- the LOC138001296 gene encoding uncharacterized protein codes for MKSVPQLQTPKQFNNQEILPPLTSLDQFIEEQEQRQQAYGNSVSLVSRDEARGLGATRAAFTSAMVTLSDYDDDFNDDDLEREPSLYDSGIGEDGTGNNEGSQNCNVNLSSEVVVLRKRITEIENENEQLKAQLKTCKCAVPPPEALAYFKTLVQLFDGEAIQPLQDVAPCTPSYVIKANFNPSEGDVRFLKGYDVFAPGSKLRILVNEARVKGPLHLLQKLIPLVFSYEELAQSCGQGIGSSTSKEGEAKKPLDKLKSQVLKEYLLSFCMANNKECPSPKQVNECFTQQISYARRKIKRATGKLAEANY; via the exons ATGAAAAGTGTTCCACAACTGCAAACGCCGAAGCAGTTTAATAATCAAGAAATTCTGCCACCATTGACAAGTCTCGATCAGTTTATCGAAGAGCAAGAACAAAGGCAGCAAGCGTATGGCAATTCAGTGAGTCTGGTGAGTCGAGATGAGGCAAGGGGCCTAGGAGCAACACGAGCAGCATTCACATCAGCCATGGTAACTCTGTCAGACTATGATGATGACTTCAACGACGATGATCTGGAACGCGAACCTTCCCTTTATGACTCAGGAATTGGAGAAGACGGCACTGGAAACAACGAAGGAAGCCAAAATTGCAATGTAAATTTAAGTTCCGAAGTGGTTGTCTTGAGGAAAAGAATCACAGAGATAGAAAACGAGAATGAGCAGCTAAAGGCTCAATTAAAGACTTGCAAATGTGCTG TTCCACCTCCTGAAGCCCTCGCTTACTTCAAAACGCTCGTTCAACTTTTTGATGGGGAAGCCATTCAGCCCCTGCAAGACGTCGCTCCTTGCACTCCTTCTTATGTGATAAAGGCCAATTTCAATCCATCCGAG GGAGATGTACGCTTCCTTAAAGGATATGATGTCTTTGCCCCCGGCAGCAAGTTACGAATTCTCGTCAACGAGGCCAGAGTAAAAGGCCCTCTGCACTTGCTTCAAAAACTGATTCCTTTAGTTTTCTCCTATGAAGAACTCGCCCAGTCATGTGGACAAGGAATCGGCTCTTCAACGTCCAAGGAAGGGGAAGCGAAGAAACCACTTGACAAGTTAAAATCCCAAGTCTTGAAAG agtacctgttgtcattttgtatGGCCAATAACAAGGAATGCCCTTCTCCTAAACAAGTCAACGAATGCTTTACGCAGCAAATAAGTTACGCTAGACGAAAGATTAAGAGGGCAACAGGGAAACTTGCTGAAGCAAATTATTAA